Genomic DNA from Streptomyces sp. PCS3-D2:
AGTACGTGGCGGCTCCAGGCGTCCAGCCGGCACCAGCGGGGGTCGTATTTGCGCGCTCCGTGCATCCAGACGCGGCTGTGCGGCAGGTCGAGGTCGGCCACGACGCTGTGCCCGATCTCGCCGCTGTGCCCGCCGGCCAGGGCGAGGGCGGCCGCGGCTGCGTGCCGGGTGGGCCGGGCCGCGTATGCGGCGTGGTGGCGCAGCAGTACGGCCTCGTCTTCGGTGAGAGGGCGGGAACCTTCGTAGGTGCGGGCGGGCAGGACGATGTTGCGTGTCGGATCCTGGTCGCTCAGGCCGAGCTCGTGCAGGGTGCGGAAGGCGGTTCGCAAGACGCTTCGGCGGACTCGGCGGGTAGCCACCGCCGAGTCCGAGACGTGGCCGTGGCGGCTCCGGCCCTTGGCGTTCACGAAGTCCTCGGCGATGCCATCGGTGACGTCCGAGATGAGCAGTACGCCTCGCGCAGTGGCGTTCCGTCCGAACCTCTTGATGAGGAGACCGAACTTGTCGAAGGTCTGCTCGGACATCTCGTCGAGGGCGGTCATCTCCCGCCATGCGTCGATGACGAGGTCGATGGCATGGATGAGAGACAGGTCGCTTCCCATGATGACGGTCCTCCGGAGGGTCGGGGAGAGCAGTTCGACCCCTCCCCCGACCCTCTGAATGGGAAGATTCGAATGATTCATTGTGTTCCGTACTTGCACCATTACGGTGGGCATGTGTGATCTCCGCTGCAACCCGAGGTGGGCGAATGGATGAGGACGCGCCGAAGAGACCCCGGGCAGGACGGCCCGGGGCGTCACTCGGTGCGGCGGGGCGAGCCGGCCTGGCTAGGCGCGGGCCGCCGGCCCTCGGAGCGAGCTCACGAGGGTCCCGTAAGCCCGCATGGCCGCTACGAAGGTGTCGTCGGGTAGCGCCATGGTCTCTTCGACGGAGCTGAGGAACAGGCCTGATCCCGGAGCGGCGGGGGGCGGGGGTGTGGGGATGGAGCCCGGGAGGCGGACCAGTCCGTCCTTGGCGACGTGGACGATCAGGGCGTAGTCGAGCCAGTCCACCAGATAGAGCCCGCGTTCGGGCGCCGCTGCGGGCAGCCCTTGGCCGAGCTCTTCGGCGAGCGTGGTCCTCTGCCGCGGCCCTTGTCGCAGGAGGCGCTTGGCGGCCTTGGTGAACCAGGCGGACTGCCAGTGGTCATGCAGGAAGAGGCGAGCGCGGGCGGAGTCCTCCGCCCGGAGCCGCGTCAACTGAAAGCCGGCATCGGTGACCGAAAGGGCTCCGTGGTGCGTCTCCAGCAGGCCGGCTTGACGAAGAAAGCCCTGCGAGGAGGAGATGTTGGAGGCGCTGAGCCCCACCTTGGTGGCGATCTCCGAGACCGGGATGGCCAGGCGGTCGTCGCCGCCCAGTTCGGCGACGGCGTCGACCACCTTCAGCTGCCGCAGGGTGGCCATTCCGCCGGTGGGCATGATGATGCGGACTTTGTCTGCGGCACTCATCGAACACCCCCGTGGGGGTACCGGGGCGTCAGACTGCTGCTGGCATGTAGGGGCCAGTGGTGCATGAATGCGTCAGATGGCATGGTGTGGGCCCTCATTTATGATCAAGTGCTGAATGCACAAAATTCCCGAGGGCCGGGTGGGCCGCTACTCCATGGCCTAGCCTGGAGGCGGCGCGTGGGCCCTCAGCTGACGTGTCACGGCGTCGCCAGGGTCTTGACCACCCAGGCGGCGCCTTTTTTCTGTTTGGAAGATGGCGATCTCTACGTGCGCGGCTCCTTGCTGACCAGTCGGTAGAGTCCGCGGCCGACAATGAGGACCTTCCCCTTGGCCCGCATGTGGCTCGCGCAGTTGGTGATCTGCCGAGGTGTCGCGTCCGGACGCTCCAGCTGGGCATGGGCGACGATCTTGGAGGTCGGTGTATCCAGGCCGTCCGCGAGCGCTTCGAGGACCAGCTCTGTGAGGGACTTCTGCTCCGTGTCGACGCCCGAGGCCGGCCGCCCCGCCGCCTGATGTGGCACACCGGAGTCACGGGCGTCGGAGCCGGAGCTCTGCGGCTCCGCGGGATTCGGGCGATCACCTGGATCCGTCGGTGGATGTGAGGGCTGCTTCGCCCCCAAGAACTCCTCGGCCTGGCGAACCGTGTCGCTCACGGCCGACAGTCGTACGTCGGCCGCCAGGAGGGATCGCTCCGCTTCTTCGAAGCGACGTTGGAGGTCGGCCATCTCTTGTCGCACCTCGGCCAACACGCCAGTCGCGATGACCCATTTGGCGTGTTCCCCGGCCTGGATCTCGCGAAGGTGTTCAACGAGAGGGTGCGCGGACCCCGCTCCTGTTGTGGTCATGCTCCGCTCCCCTCGGATGATCCACCCACAAGCTAGCGAGCCTTCGCTCGCTCCGCAGGCAAATGCATAGATGCGAGCGTGCAGAGTCTCTGGGGTTGGGTGCAACTCCGCTGTAAGTGACTCGTGTTGGAGGCCATGTCTCTTATGACTTGCATGATTTCTCCGGTCTCGGTGCATCTGAGAACGCTTGCCGGAGTGGCGCATCGGGCGCGCGTAGTAGTCGAGTGGCGCGCGAGGGGCCGGGTGGTGTCGTCGCCCGCCACCACGGAGCGCTGCCGAAACCCTGGAATGTGCCGCACCGACGGCTCGTGGACCCTTACGCTGTTCCGTACTTGCAACACACAAGAGGTCTCCGTTGCGGGATCCGAGACAATGGAAGGGTCGGCCCCATGGGTACGTGGGATGATCTCGGCATGCCCCGGAGCAGCAACGACAAGCAGCCGCGCGACTACGTCGTGGACGGCGCTTGGCCCAATGCCGCTCTCGCTCCTGATGCTCCGGTCAGTGCCTACTACGGCCAGTCCCTCTCCCGGAACCTCGCGCGGGCCATGTCCTCCACCGGACATACGCTGCGCAGCCTCGCGGCAGCGACCGGCCTGACCCATTCGACGATCAGCAGGGTGCTCAACGGCAGGGTCATGCCGGACTCGGGCACGCTCGCCCGCTTGGAAGCGTCCTTCGGTTTCCAGATCTGGCCCGGGCCGGCGGCGCTGCCGCCCGCGCCGCCCGAGTCCTGAGGTCGCCGACTACCCACCCGTTCGGTCCGCCCGGAGTGCGTCGCGCTCCCGACGGGCCATTCTTTTTCTTGTGGGTATGTATGCACCAGAGGTGCGGCGGCGTGTGGTGTATCTCGTGTGCTTCGACGACCTTCACCGGATGGGCCTTGTCCAGTACTCGCCGGGGCTCATGAGCCTCCCCATGGGCGCGTGTGCCCCGGGTGAGTCGTACAGAGCGGCTGCATGCCGACTCGCTGCCGGCTTGGCTTTCCGGTTCGGCGGCACGGTGGCCCGGCTGGATGGCGTGTCGCCCGGTGACGGCGCACATCGGAAGGCACGTCTGTTCACGATGCACGTCGAAGGCGGCCCCGGGCCATCACAGTTGTGGCTTCCGTGGCGCCAGGCGCTCGGGGAAGTGGCGCACCTCGGAATCCCGGAGCTCGAGCCGTTCCTGGAGGGCTACCTCGAAGGCTGGATCCCGGACGGCTGGATCACGCTCACCTCGGATCGGCGGAACTGACCGGGTGGGGCTTCCTCTCCGCTGATGCCACGGCGAGCACCGTCGTGAGCAACGAAGTGGCGACGAGGGCTGCGAAGAGCGGGGAGTAACCGCCGAACTGCGTGGCGAAGGCGGCTCCGGCCCAGTTTCGCTGAGGCCCATCATGTGGGGTGGCCGCGATACTGGCCGCCCCACCCGCACCATCCGGATCCCGAGGCAGTCTTCACAGGTCCGGAGATCGACGAGCTGCCCGCCGAGGGCATCTGGTGGCGTGCTCGAAGCAAGACCCCGGCCCGCACTTTCGACGCCGCGCGCGGCCGGAACGCTGGCCGCCCTCCTCTACGACTGGATCGGAACGCTTCCGTCTGCCGGTCGCCGACCTCCCCTCTCTCGGCAAGCCCGACCCTGAGACCGCGGCCGAGATGGTCCGCACGACGTGGGGGCTGGGGAACGCCCCGGCACCGAACATGGTGCACCTACTGGAGGCGCACGGCGTCCGAGTCTTCCCGCTCGCGCCCGACTACGCGGAGGTCGACGTTTTCGCCGTCTGGCGCGGGAGAACCCCGTTCGTCTTCCTGAACACGATGAAGTCCGCCGAGCGCAGCCGCTTCGACGCCGCCCACGAATTCGGGCACCTCGTTCTGCATGGCACCGACCGCGAGTGCGCCGGCCCCGAGGCCGAGCGGCAGGCGAATGACTTCGCCAGCGCCTTCCTCATGCCCGCTTCGAGCGTGCTGGGCCACATGCCGACCGGGGCACACGTCGATCAGATCCTCAAGGGCAAGGCCATCTGGAACGTGTCCGCGATGGCCCTGACCTACCGCATGCACGACCTCGGACTACTCACCGACTGGCAGTACCGTTCCGCCTGCACCGAGCTGAGCCAGCGGGGCTACCGCAAGGCGGAGCCCGAATGCATGAAGAAGCGGGAGACCTCTCAGGTGCTCACCAAGGTTTTCCAGGGCCTGCGGTTCACGGGAATGTAGCCGGCGGCGGTGGCAGCCGAGCTGGGCCTCACGTCGGACGAGATGAACAATGTGCTCTTCGGCCTGACGATGACGATGGTCGGCGGCGAAGGCCAGCGAGCCGCATTGGAGCCTCGGCGCGCCTTGTCCCTGGTCTGAACGGCCGATGCTCATCCTCGCTTTTGCCCTTTGGCGCTCCGTTCCTGCAGGGGCTCCTGAGGACCGCAACGATGAGGTGGAAGGGATGACCGCCGAAGGTTCGAGCGCACCGGACGGCGCGGGATGAACGAGGTCGCCGGGCCTCGGGGCGACGACCGGACGCCGCGCGAACGCCCGAGGAATGGGGAAGCCGGCGGCCCGCGGCTCGAAGGCGGTCGTCGAGGAGCTGGACCCGGCGACCGGCACAGGGGGCAGAAGGGCCTCGATGCAGGGTGTGCGTGTTCCTGCCTCACAACCGGTGCAGCGAGGCTGGCGCGCTGTTTGATCACCCAGGCGATGGCTCGTCCTGCGGCATCACGAGTAGCAGGTACGAAGATGTCGCCACTCCAGCCGAGCCTGCAAGGTGTACGAGCGGGTTACCCGACAGCGTCGCCGTCGAGGTCCAGGCGGATCAGAGCCAGCGCCGCGGCGATCTCGACGGTCATCTCGTCGTCGGAGCCGAACACCATGCACATGTCCTGATGGAGCGGTTCGAGGACCTGCCGGGCTTCGGCGGCTCGGCCCTGGGCGAGCAGCAGCATCCCAATGTTGTGCCGCAGCTCCACCGCTTCCTCGCTCACGTCACTGTCGACGGCCCGCACCACGTTCAGCACGCCCTGGAGCGCGGCGAGCGCGTCGGTGACCTGGCCTAGTTCGGCGCGGCACCGGGCCGCCTGGGCGCGGCAGGCGCGGGACTGCTCGCCAGTGGGCCCGGCGATGCGGGCGTAGGCGTCGGAGAGTGCCTCGAACTCGGGCAGGGCGGCCCGGTAGTCGCCGCCGAGGAGGCGGATGGCCGCTCGCTGGCGGCGCAGCGCCAGAACGGCCTTGCTCTCGGAGCCGAGGGCGAGGGCCGCGGGTTCGATGATCTCGCCGAGCACCTCGGCGGCCTGAGCGAACCGCTCCTCCTCCAGCAGGGCGTCGGAATGGGCGTACGCCGCCTTGATGTCCTCACGCAGTTGGGCGGGAACGGGCACCGGCCGGGCCCCCGGGAGGACGGCCGTGGGCGGCACATCATCAGGTACGGGCGACTGGGCGCGGGCGCGGGGCGCGAAAGGACGACGGAAGACGCCCGTCGGGTCGGGCGCGCCGGCCGGCCCGGCGTCCGTCGTGCCGGGCTCCTGGCCCGGAGGCGGCAGGAACGGCAGCAGCCGCGCGTACACCTCCTGCGTGTCGGCGGGCCGCGCCTCGGGCGCCTTGCGCAGCAGGTGCAGGACCAGCTCCTCCAGCGCCTCGGGGACGTCGGGCCGCAGCTGCCGCAGCGGGGTGGGGGCGGCGTTGACGTGCTGGTACATCAGCATGTACTCGCTGTCCGCCTCGAACGCGAGTCGTCCACTGAGGAGTTCGTGCAGCACGCAGCCCAGCGCGTACAGATCGGTCTGCGGGGTGATGCGTCCGCCACGCACCTGCTCAGGCGACATGTACTGGTGGGTGCCGATGGGGCTGCCGGTGGCGGTCAGTTTGGTGACGTCGGTGCGCAGGATCGCGGCGATGCCGAAGTCGAGGACCTTCACGGTGCCGTCGCGCGCGACGAGGATGTTGCCCGGCTTGAGGTCGCGGTGGATCACCGGGACGTCGTGCGCGTATGACAGTACGGTCGCGACCTGCGCGGCGACGGCCGCCGCCCAGCTGACCGGCAGCGGCCGGCCGGGGTCCAGGTAGGCGGACAGCGGTACACCGTCGACGAGCTCCATCACCAGGAACAGCCGCTCGTACGATGCGTCGAGCACCGCGTCGTACACCTGCGGCACGCCGGGGTGCTGGATGCGCGCGGTGATGCGGGCCTCGCGGCGGAAGCGCTTGGCGAACTCCTCGGCCAGTTGCGGGGAGGTGACCGACGCCTGCCGGATGAGCTTCACGGCGACGGGCCGGTCGAGCACGGCGTCGTAGCCGCGCCACACATCGCCCATGCCGCCGTGGCTGAGCTCCTCCAGGAGTTCGTAACGGTCGGAGATCGCCTCCTGCGGCACCTTGCCCCCGGTGTGCGTGATGAACGGTCACGGTCAGGGGTCAAGTGTGGCCGCTGCGTCGATCTGCCGTCCAGCGATCACGGTGCGCAAAGGGCCACGGGGCCGCCGACCGCTGGGACCGGCACGCGCCTTCTGCACAGTGAGCCGAGTTGAAGAACGCCACCACTTCGGAGATCCGGAAGCCGACCGACGGATCAGGCTCAGCCTTCCTGGTCGAGATCCTCCTCGTTCCCGCGCCGACGGCGCGCCAGCTCGACGATCCCGCTGGTGACCTTCCCCGTCATCGAGCCGGCCCGGTCGAGGGTCTCGTTGCCGAGGCTTCTGGCGGCACCGACGCCCTTTGCCCCTGTCTCGAGCGCCTTGTCCCTCGCCTCCGCGGCCGCGTGCACCCATCGTCTCGCATCCGATGATCGGCGGCCGGACTCAATTCCGAGCCGCCCGTGAAAGTCATGGACGCCGGTCGCGACATGGTTGCTCGACTGGACTATGGCCGGGGACTTGGTCGGGTGCAGCAGCACCTTCGCGTTGGCGGTGGCGGCAGCCGCATTCATCCGGGCCACCAGACGCTCGGTGCTCCGCGAGATGAGATCCAGCCTGTTCTGTCGGGCAACCCGAAGCCCGAGGCGATGCCGGTCCAGCTCCTCCGGAGCCGTGTCCAGCACTCGGTCGAGTTCGAGCACGGCGATCGCGTCCTGAAGCTGGAAACAACGAGCCAGAACGGCGAGCCACTCCTGAGCCTTGGACTCTGCTTCGGCGGCCGCCGTGGCGAGATCGGCAATTTTGGACTGGCTCTTGCGCTCCACCTTCTCCGCGAGTGCATCGAGTTGACCCAACGCGTACGCCTGGGTGTCTGCGATCGTCGCCGGCGCCGCCTGCACCTTTGACCACGTTACGTCGGAGACCCGGCCCACCTGCTCTCGGATGGTCATGGTCTCCTCGATCACGAGGTCCACGCCGATCATGCGGGCCAACGCAGCGTTCTTCTGGGCGCGGAGCACGTCGTCGACCTTCTCGTCGATCGCGGCGAGGTAGTCGGTGATCTCGTCCATGGTCTGCTGCATCGCGAGCTGCGCCATGATCCCCGCGGCACCAGCCAGACGCGCCGGGTTGGTCAGAAACGAGCCGGCCCCCTTCTCGATCTGGAGCCATGACTTGATCGAGCCGGGTTTGCCCAACATGGCATGGCTGACGCCTGGCGTCTTGGTTTCCATCAGCCCGAACTTCTTGAGACGCTGCGCGGAGTCCGTGGTCAGCTTCACCCAGCGACCGGAGTTGGCGGCTATCTCTGAACCTGCCTGCGCGACGGCAGCCCCGGCGTCGAAGACGGACTTGAGCCGTCCTGCTCCGAGGTCCTTCGACGGCAGTCCCTCCGAGGCGAGGAAGCGTTCGACATCGGTCGGATTCCCGATGACCGCCAGTCCGTCACCGTCACTGATCAGCTGAATCGCGTTGTCCATTGCCCGCTCCTGAAGTGGCTTTTCGCAGTTGAGGGGTAGTGCGGTGAGCACGGCGGTCGCCGTGCAGGAGCCGAGGTCTTCCTCCAAAGGACGCCCCGGCCGGCGCTTCCGGCCGGGGCGTACGCATCAGAAGTCGTCGTCCAGGCCCTCTTCGCGGCGGATCATCCGCCAGGCGGCCTTGCGGGCACTGCGGTCCAGGCTGGACTTGAAGCCCTTGTCGGGGCCGAAGTACTGGCGGCCCATGCCCGCGATGGTGTCGATGTGGTCGGCCATCTTGTCCGCGAAGACGTTGTCGAAGACGAGGCCGAAGTTCTCCTCGTCGTTGACGACGGCCGCTGCCCGCACCTTCGGGTCGGCCTTGGCCTCCTCGAACGGGCGGATGACGTCCTGCTCGGTGAACTCGGTGCCGAAGCGTTCGTTGAACTTGTCGATCAACTGCGAAAGCAGCGACTTCTCCACTTCCTTGGCACCGCCCGAGCCGTCGCCGAAGCCCTGCATCGTCGTCGGCCCCTCGGAGGTGAGGGAGACGTCGTACTCGCCGGTCTTCTCCACCCGCATGTGGCTGAGGTCGATCTCGCCGATGTCCACGCCGCCGTCCGCCCGGCGCGGCAGGCGGTTGAGGAGGTAGCGGCCGTAGAGGTGCAGCCGCTCCAACTCGGCGTCCTGGTAAGGAACGATCTGTGCGAGGAAGCCGTACTTCCTGACGTAGTCGTTGAGGTCGGCACGGAAGCCTTCAGCGGTCTCCTGGTCCTCCGTGTCCTCGCTTTCGAGCAGGGGCGTGAAGCGGGCGACGGCGGGGGACAGTCGCCGGTACAGCTCGGCGTGCAGCTTCTCCCACTTGGACTGCGAGCCCGCGGCCTTCTCCTTGGCGGCGAAGTACGCGGCGGCGAACTCGTCCATCTCCTGCCCGGACAGGATCGCCGCCTGCATGACCCGGCTCTGCGCGGTGTAGAGCAGGTTGGGGTCGGAGGGGAGGGTGTTCGCCTCCTCGAAGTACGGGCGGAAGGAGTCCTGTATGTCGTTCGCGTCGTACGAAGTCCAGGACCGCCAGGTCCGCCTGGGTCTTGCGCTCGGCGGTCCGGTTCAGCCGGGACAGCGTCTGGACGGCGGAGATGCCGGTCAGCGACTTGTTGACGTACATCGTCGTCAGCAGCGGCTGGTCGAAACCGGTCTGGTACTTCTCCGCCACGACCAGGATCCGGTACTCCCGCTGGCCCGCACCGCCGGCCCGGGCGGCCTTGTCGTCGGCACGCGTGTACGCGAACGCCTTCGGCAGCGCGCTCTCCGACAGCCCGCCGTTCTCCTTCGGCTCGGTGGTCTCCTCGCCGTCGACCGTGAGCGAGCCGGAGAAGGCGACGAGGACCCCCAGGTCGGGGTACTTGGTGTCGTAGTCCCGGTCCTTGATGTAGCTCTTGATCGCGCGCGCCATCTGCACAGCGGACTGCCGGGAGGCGGTCACCACCATGGACTTGGCCCGCCCGCCGAGACGGCCCCGACTGTGCGCCACGAAGTGCTCCACGATCACCTGAGCGTGCTGGGCGACCGTCGAGTCATGGGTGAGCGCGTACCGGGCGAGCAGGCCGTTCGCCTTCGACGGGTCGACCTCCCGCTCGTCGGGGTTCTGGTTCACCAGCTTCCAGTACGTGTTGTACGTGACGTAGTTGCGCAGCGGGTCGAGGATGAAGCCCTCCTCGATCGCCTGCCGCATGGAGTACGTGTGGAAGGGCCGGTAGGCAGCCTTGCCGTCGATGTCCTGGAGCGTGCCGAAGAGTTCGAGGGTCTTGGCCTTCGGCGTGGCGGTGAACGCGAAGTAGGAGAGGTTCGCGGCGCGGGAACGCTGCTCGGCCCTCTTCTTGAGCTGCTCGTCGAGGGTGGCGGCGGCCTCGGCCTTGACCGTGGTCGCGCCCACGTCGTCCGAGTCGGAGTCCAGGCCGAGGTCGCGCAGGGCGGACCGTACGGCGGTGGCGGCGTCACCGGACTGCGAGGAGTGCGCCTCGTCCACGATGATCGCGAAACTGCTGCCCTGGATCTCCGTGGGGTTGCGCTGCAGGTAGTCGAGCAGCGCCGGGAAGGAGTGCAGCGTGACGGTGACGATCTTCCCTGTGTCGCGGGAGAGCGCCTTGGCGAGCTGCTCGCCCTTCGCCCCGTACTTCTCGTCGATCTTCACGACGAGGCCCGCGGTCTGCTCGAAGTTGCCGACCGTTTCGCGGAGCTGGGCGTCCAGGTTGCGGCGGTCGGTGATGACGATGACCTTGTCGAACACCGGCACGCCCGGCTTGAGGCCCTTGGCGAGGGCTTCGGGGTCGAGCTCGCGCGGGTCGGTCGGGGTGTGCAGGTCGCTGAGGCGGTGCGCGAGCCAGCCGATGGTGTTCGACTTGCCGGACCCGGCCGAGGCCATGACCAGGTAGTCGTGGCCGGCGCCGTGGGTGGCGGCGTGCGCGGTGAGCTTCTTGACGGCGTCCCACTGCTGGAACCGGGGGAAGACCATCGTCTTCGTCGTGCCGCCGCCGGGCGTCTTGCTCTTGTGCAGGTGCACGAAACGCTGGAGCAGGTCCAGCCAGTTGTCCGGCCGCCAGACCTGCTCCCAGAGGTAGGAGGTCGCGTACGTGCCGTAGGTGGTGGGGGCCGGGTTGCCGGCGCCGCCGGGCTGGCCGGGGCCGTTGGAGCCGGTGTTGAACGGCAGGAAGCGGGTGTTCTTGCCCTTGAGCTGGGTGGCGACGAAGACCAGGTCCGGGTCGACGGCGAAGTTCGCGACGACGCGGCGCGTGAAGATCAGCTCGGTGGGGTCCCGGTCGGTCCGGTACTGCTCCTTGGCCTGCTCCACCCCCTGCTTGGTCAGGGGGTTCTTCAGCTCGGCCGTGGCGACCGGTATTCCGTTGAGGAAGAGGGTGAGGTCGAGCCGGTTGCCCCAGTCGGCTTGCTTCGTCGCGTACTCCAGCTCGCGGACGACGGTGAGGCGGTTGGCCCGGTAGCCGTCGAGCACGGAGTCGTGGGCGACGAGGTTCGGCTTGAAGTACGCGACGCGGAGGAGAACGCCGCGGTCCTTGACGCCGTTGCGGAGGACATCGAGGAGCCCGTTGGTGGCGATGGCCTGGTCGAGGCGACCGGTGAACCCGCGCTGCGCCTCGTTCGGGTCCCCGCCGTAGACGGTGAGCAGCTCGCTCCACTCGTCGGGCTGGGTCGCCCCGATGAAGGTGAACAGTTCGTTGGTGTCCAGACCGAGGTCGGCCCGGTAGTCCTGCGGACGCGCCTCGCGCCAGCCGCGCTCGACCATGGCGGCGACGATGGCCTCGCCGAAGGCGGACTCCGTGTGGATGGGGCTCATGGCTACGCGGTGACTCCGTCCGTTACGTTGCGCCCGCTGGCGGTGGATACGTCGAACTGACCGGTTACAGCAGCGGTGATCAAAGCTTGGCGACGCTCGCTCAATAGCGAGCCCTTACGCTTGACTCGATCAACGACTTGGTCAATCTCTCGGCAGCGTGCCGACATACGATCGACGCGACCTTCCTGCTCGTTCGGAGGCACATCAGGTACCCGAAGCTCCCTAATCACCCCTAGGGGGAGCCCCGGTTGAGCAGCCGCAGTGACCGAAATTCGCATCTGATCTTGCAGTCCGGTAGAGCGCAGGACAAAGGCGAGCCATTCACTGGAATACTCAGGAAGTGGGCGAAGAAGTGCCACATTTCGATCCAGCACAGATCGCGGGAATCCTGCTGGC
This window encodes:
- a CDS encoding helix-turn-helix transcriptional regulator; this encodes MPRSSNDKQPRDYVVDGAWPNAALAPDAPVSAYYGQSLSRNLARAMSSTGHTLRSLAAATGLTHSTISRVLNGRVMPDSGTLARLEASFGFQIWPGPAALPPAPPES
- a CDS encoding serine/threonine-protein kinase → MPQEAISDRYELLEELSHGGMGDVWRGYDAVLDRPVAVKLIRQASVTSPQLAEEFAKRFRREARITARIQHPGVPQVYDAVLDASYERLFLVMELVDGVPLSAYLDPGRPLPVSWAAAVAAQVATVLSYAHDVPVIHRDLKPGNILVARDGTVKVLDFGIAAILRTDVTKLTATGSPIGTHQYMSPEQVRGGRITPQTDLYALGCVLHELLSGRLAFEADSEYMLMYQHVNAAPTPLRQLRPDVPEALEELVLHLLRKAPEARPADTQEVYARLLPFLPPPGQEPGTTDAGPAGAPDPTGVFRRPFAPRARAQSPVPDDVPPTAVLPGARPVPVPAQLREDIKAAYAHSDALLEEERFAQAAEVLGEIIEPAALALGSESKAVLALRRQRAAIRLLGGDYRAALPEFEALSDAYARIAGPTGEQSRACRAQAARCRAELGQVTDALAALQGVLNVVRAVDSDVSEEAVELRHNIGMLLLAQGRAAEARQVLEPLHQDMCMVFGSDDEMTVEIAAALALIRLDLDGDAVG
- a CDS encoding ImmA/IrrE family metallo-endopeptidase, with translation MVRTTWGLGNAPAPNMVHLLEAHGVRVFPLAPDYAEVDVFAVWRGRTPFVFLNTMKSAERSRFDAAHEFGHLVLHGTDRECAGPEAERQANDFASAFLMPASSVLGHMPTGAHVDQILKGKAIWNVSAMALTYRMHDLGLLTDWQYRSACTELSQRGYRKAEPECMKKRETSQVLTKVFQGLRFTGM